The Methanocella arvoryzae MRE50 genome includes a region encoding these proteins:
- the gltA gene encoding NADPH-dependent glutamate synthase: MPDKEIIDRRHRIDPKEQEPAERIKNFDEVASTYTEEEALAEAKRCLKCKTPMCIEGCPVGIDIRQFIDEIKQGKFEDAARTIKAKNSLPAICGRVCPQESQCEKLCILSMKWTPVAIGRLERFAAEHEKQGEKPVIPEWNGKKVAVIGSGPAGLTAAGELAKMGYKVVIFEALHTAGGVLTYGIPEFRLPKDIVAKEVDYVKSLGVEIRLNQIVGKTITIDEMLKEYDAVFIGSGAGLPVFMGIPGENLCGVYSANEYLTRVNLMRAYQFPEHDTPIKKSNKVAVVGGGNVAMDAARTARRLGAHVYLIYRRGEEEMPARREEVIHAREEGIEFKLLTNPTKVVGDEKGWVKGIEVITMQLTEPDASGRRKPVPVKGSETVIDVDTVIIAIGTSPNPLLVKTTPGLKTNGHGGLEVDGYSFMTSREGVFAGGDAVSGSATVISAMGQAKEAAEAIDEYIKAKCKR, encoded by the coding sequence ATGCCTGACAAGGAGATAATCGACAGGCGTCACCGGATCGATCCGAAAGAGCAGGAGCCGGCAGAGCGTATTAAAAACTTCGACGAGGTTGCAAGCACCTACACCGAAGAAGAAGCACTTGCAGAAGCCAAACGTTGCCTCAAGTGCAAGACTCCGATGTGCATCGAAGGCTGCCCGGTAGGCATTGACATCCGGCAGTTCATCGACGAGATCAAGCAGGGCAAATTTGAAGACGCGGCCCGGACAATCAAGGCTAAGAACAGCCTTCCGGCCATCTGTGGCCGAGTCTGCCCCCAGGAATCCCAGTGTGAAAAGCTCTGTATCCTGAGCATGAAGTGGACTCCCGTAGCCATAGGCCGCCTGGAGCGGTTTGCCGCCGAGCATGAAAAACAGGGTGAAAAGCCAGTTATCCCTGAATGGAACGGCAAGAAAGTCGCCGTCATCGGCTCAGGCCCCGCAGGACTCACGGCAGCCGGCGAACTGGCTAAGATGGGCTACAAGGTCGTCATCTTCGAAGCGCTGCATACCGCAGGCGGAGTATTGACCTACGGCATCCCCGAGTTCAGGCTGCCGAAGGACATCGTGGCAAAAGAAGTAGACTACGTCAAGAGCCTCGGCGTAGAGATCCGGCTCAACCAGATCGTGGGCAAGACTATCACGATCGACGAAATGCTGAAAGAGTACGACGCAGTCTTCATCGGCAGCGGTGCCGGCCTCCCTGTGTTCATGGGCATACCCGGCGAGAACCTCTGCGGCGTCTACTCGGCCAACGAGTACCTGACCAGAGTCAACCTGATGAGGGCCTACCAGTTCCCCGAGCACGACACGCCGATCAAGAAGAGCAACAAGGTCGCTGTCGTCGGCGGCGGCAACGTCGCCATGGACGCGGCAAGGACTGCCAGAAGGCTCGGAGCCCACGTCTACCTGATTTACCGCAGGGGCGAAGAGGAGATGCCCGCGAGGCGCGAGGAAGTCATCCACGCTAGGGAAGAAGGCATCGAATTCAAACTGCTCACCAACCCGACGAAAGTGGTCGGAGATGAAAAAGGCTGGGTCAAAGGCATCGAAGTCATCACAATGCAGCTGACTGAGCCCGATGCCTCAGGCCGCAGAAAGCCTGTACCGGTCAAAGGCAGCGAGACCGTAATCGACGTCGACACAGTCATCATCGCCATCGGCACCTCGCCGAACCCCCTGCTCGTAAAGACGACCCCAGGCCTCAAGACCAACGGCCACGGCGGCCTGGAAGTGGACGGCTACTCGTTCATGACCTCCAGAGAGGGAGTATTTGCAGGTGGCGACGCAGTGTCCGGATCGGCCACAGTCATCAGCGCCATGGGTCAGGCAAAGGAAGCTGCAGAGGCGATTGACGAATATATTAAAGCAAAGTGCAAAAGATAG